A section of the Streptomyces sp. Je 1-369 genome encodes:
- a CDS encoding ATP-binding protein, which translates to MSHLRAPAARADRREGGRHGRPGSRTAAALPETHIRPQLLRIAVLPAVAVGLSACAAVLFTLRSTGARPDPVLLAVLTAAALVGLAGIVTAAIAAERAAKTVRDRIVVLRRATARGQTELRDVVEQLRRGDQPPTPAAPARIRAGGDEFDQLADELNRAQEAAVGAVVQASQLSSHAGSEQKVEVFVNLARRLQSLVHREISLLDDLENEVEDPELLKGLFHVDHLATRIRRHAENLAVLGGAVSRRQWSNPVSMYEVMRSAIAEVEQYSRVKLVPPIDGTLRGHAVADVIHLLAELVENATVFSAPHTQVLLRANFVTAGIAVEVEDRGLGMPVTEQNKMNRLLTDPDQVDVASLLQDGRIGLFVVSALARRHGVAVRLQSNIYGGVQAVLILPQELLGEEQEADQVTRRRPAAEAASRGAAEGGEGGGEGRGGEGARHAARAVVHADAPVWPDATPLQPHTHAHTHPQPLSQPTSLSQPSSQSELDPLSQPTSLSQPTLLSELDPLSQPTPQSELDPQSQLPALQPRPTPQSQSTLLSQPSPQSQPAPQSHPNSPSLPTPQPHDDHPESHPAVPAPAPAPPQPRTANGGRPAPLPVRGSRQGRPTPADATPGIRPEDRQAAAEHAAAPPTPRNGAVRGRVGRPQLPKRRAQEHIAPQLRGTPSPRPESDQIVGHDPGLMAAFQRGIGLAQAQDAREPTPREHRAGAPHDGQGHGG; encoded by the coding sequence ATGTCTCACCTACGCGCACCGGCCGCCCGCGCAGACCGCCGTGAGGGCGGCCGGCACGGCAGGCCGGGCAGCCGGACCGCCGCCGCACTGCCCGAGACCCACATACGGCCGCAGCTCCTGCGCATCGCCGTGCTGCCGGCCGTCGCCGTGGGCCTGAGCGCCTGCGCGGCCGTGCTGTTCACCCTGCGCTCGACCGGCGCCCGGCCCGACCCCGTCCTGCTCGCCGTCCTCACCGCGGCCGCCCTGGTGGGCCTCGCCGGTATCGTGACCGCCGCCATCGCCGCCGAGCGCGCCGCCAAGACCGTGCGCGACCGGATCGTCGTACTGCGCCGCGCCACCGCCCGCGGCCAGACGGAACTGCGCGACGTCGTCGAGCAGTTGCGCCGCGGTGACCAGCCGCCGACCCCCGCCGCCCCGGCCCGGATCAGGGCCGGTGGTGACGAGTTCGACCAGCTCGCCGACGAACTCAACCGCGCCCAGGAAGCCGCCGTCGGCGCCGTCGTACAGGCCTCGCAGCTCTCCAGCCACGCGGGCAGCGAACAGAAGGTCGAGGTCTTCGTCAACCTCGCCCGACGGCTCCAGTCGCTCGTGCACCGCGAGATCTCCCTGCTCGACGACCTGGAGAACGAGGTCGAGGACCCCGAACTCCTCAAGGGCCTCTTCCACGTCGACCACCTCGCCACCCGCATCCGACGGCACGCCGAGAACCTCGCCGTGCTGGGCGGCGCCGTCTCGCGCCGCCAGTGGAGCAACCCGGTCTCCATGTACGAGGTGATGCGCTCCGCCATCGCGGAGGTCGAGCAGTACTCGCGCGTCAAACTGGTGCCGCCCATCGACGGCACCCTGCGCGGCCACGCCGTCGCCGATGTCATCCACCTGCTCGCGGAACTCGTCGAGAACGCCACGGTGTTCTCCGCGCCGCACACCCAGGTCCTGCTGCGCGCCAACTTCGTGACCGCGGGGATCGCCGTGGAGGTCGAGGACCGCGGCCTCGGCATGCCCGTCACCGAGCAGAACAAGATGAACCGCCTGCTCACCGACCCCGACCAGGTCGACGTCGCGAGCCTGCTGCAGGACGGCCGCATCGGCCTCTTCGTGGTCTCCGCGCTCGCCCGCAGGCACGGGGTCGCGGTGCGGCTGCAGTCCAACATCTACGGCGGCGTCCAGGCCGTACTGATCCTGCCGCAGGAACTCCTCGGCGAGGAGCAGGAGGCCGACCAGGTCACCCGCCGCCGCCCGGCGGCCGAGGCGGCGTCGCGGGGCGCGGCCGAGGGCGGGGAAGGGGGCGGGGAAGGGCGTGGGGGAGAGGGCGCGCGGCACGCGGCACGCGCTGTCGTGCACGCGGACGCTCCGGTGTGGCCGGATGCCACGCCGCTCCAGCCGCACACGCACGCGCATACGCACCCTCAGCCTCTGTCGCAGCCGACCTCTCTGTCTCAGCCGAGTTCTCAGTCCGAGCTGGACCCTCTGTCTCAGCCGACCTCTCTGTCTCAGCCGACTCTTCTGTCCGAACTGGACCCTCTGTCTCAGCCGACTCCTCAGTCCGAGCTAGACCCTCAGTCCCAGCTGCCCGCCCTTCAGCCTCGGCCCACCCCCCAGTCTCAGTCGACCCTTCTGTCGCAGCCGAGCCCTCAGTCCCAGCCAGCCCCCCAGTCGCACCCCAACTCCCCGTCGCTGCCCACCCCCCAGCCTCATGACGACCACCCCGAGTCCCACCCCGCCGTCCCGGCCCCCGCCCCCGCCCCACCCCAGCCGCGCACCGCGAACGGCGGGCGGCCCGCGCCCCTCCCCGTGCGTGGTTCCCGCCAGGGCAGGCCGACGCCCGCCGATGCCACCCCCGGCATCAGGCCGGAGGACCGGCAGGCGGCCGCCGAGCACGCGGCGGCACCGCCGACACCCCGCAACGGCGCCGTCCGCGGCCGGGTCGGCAGACCGCAGCTGCCCAAGCGGCGTGCCCAGGAACACATCGCACCGCAGCTGCGCGGCACCCCGTCGCCGCGGCCCGAGAGCGACCAGATCGTCGGCCACGACCCGGGCCTGATGGCCGCGTTCCAGCGCGGCATCGGCCTCGCCCAGGCGCAGGACGCGCGCGAACCCACCCCGCGGGAGCACCGGGCCGGTGCCCCGCACGACGGGCAAGGACACGGCGGCTGA
- a CDS encoding roadblock/LC7 domain-containing protein encodes MASDAPTGHVSDLDWLMSGLVQRVPHTHSAVLLSSDGLVKSVHGLDPDSADHMAALASGLYSLGRSAGIRFGDGGDVRQVVVELDSTLLFVSTAGSGTCLAVLAGRDADAAVLGYEMAMLVKSVRPYLITAPRQPVGEPAQMRR; translated from the coding sequence ATGGCGAGCGATGCGCCGACCGGCCATGTATCCGATCTCGACTGGCTGATGAGCGGCCTCGTGCAGCGCGTGCCGCACACGCACAGCGCGGTCCTGCTCTCCTCCGACGGACTCGTGAAGTCGGTGCACGGCCTCGACCCGGACAGCGCCGACCACATGGCCGCCCTCGCCTCTGGCCTCTACTCCCTGGGGCGCAGCGCTGGCATCCGTTTCGGCGACGGCGGTGATGTCCGCCAGGTCGTCGTGGAACTGGACTCGACCCTGCTGTTCGTCTCCACCGCGGGCTCGGGCACCTGTCTGGCGGTGCTCGCAGGGCGCGACGCGGACGCCGCCGTCCTCGGGTACGAGATGGCGATGCTGGTCAAGAGCGTGCGGCCGTACCTGATCACCGCCCCCCGGCAACCCGTCGGCGAACCCGCGCAAATGAGGCGCTGA
- a CDS encoding DUF742 domain-containing protein, protein MAAPHDGPWLDDAAGRLVRPYTVSNGRTRPSSQLDLLSLVMATGATPLGYLGPEHSTVLGLCEEPTSVAEIAAQLKLPAVVAKVILSDLLDCGALTQKAPDFYHNPTDRSLLEAVLDGLRRQL, encoded by the coding sequence ATGGCGGCCCCGCACGACGGGCCCTGGCTCGACGACGCCGCGGGGCGGCTGGTCCGCCCCTACACCGTCAGCAACGGACGGACGAGACCGAGCAGCCAACTCGACCTGCTGTCCCTGGTGATGGCGACAGGCGCCACACCGCTCGGCTACCTCGGGCCCGAACATTCCACCGTCCTCGGGCTGTGCGAGGAGCCCACCTCCGTCGCCGAGATCGCGGCCCAGCTGAAACTGCCCGCGGTCGTGGCCAAAGTGATCCTCTCGGATCTCCTCGACTGCGGGGCCCTCACCCAGAAGGCCCCGGACTTCTACCACAACCCCACTGACCGGTCCCTGTTGGAGGCAGTGCTCGATGGATTACGACGACAGCTCTGA
- a CDS encoding GTP-binding protein: MDYDDSSDPFPTALKILVAGGFGVGKTTFVGAVSEIAPLSTEELLTTVSEGTDDLSGVENKTTTTVAMDFGRITLDPEHVLYLFGTPGQERFWFMWDELSEGALGAVVLADTRRLEDCFAAVDFFEQRGMGFIVAINEFDGAYRYEPDEVRSAIDLDPQVPVVRCDARISSSGIQTLLILVKHLLNHAPAASYGAHT, translated from the coding sequence ATGGATTACGACGACAGCTCTGACCCCTTCCCCACCGCACTGAAGATCCTCGTCGCGGGTGGCTTCGGGGTCGGCAAGACGACCTTCGTCGGTGCGGTCAGCGAGATCGCGCCGCTCAGCACCGAGGAGCTGCTGACCACGGTCAGCGAGGGCACCGACGACCTGTCGGGCGTGGAGAACAAGACCACGACGACGGTCGCCATGGATTTCGGAAGGATCACACTCGACCCGGAACACGTGCTGTACCTCTTCGGGACGCCAGGACAGGAGCGCTTCTGGTTCATGTGGGACGAGCTCTCCGAAGGGGCGCTCGGCGCGGTGGTGCTCGCCGACACACGGCGCTTGGAGGACTGCTTCGCCGCCGTGGACTTCTTCGAGCAGCGCGGCATGGGCTTCATCGTGGCGATCAACGAATTCGACGGCGCCTACCGCTACGAACCCGACGAGGTGCGTTCCGCGATCGACCTCGACCCGCAGGTACCCGTCGTGCGCTGCGACGCACGGATCTCCAGCTCCGGCATCCAGACCCTCCTCATCCTCGTCAAGCACCTCCTCAACCACGCCCCGGCGGCCAGCTACGGAGCCCACACGTGA
- a CDS encoding GAF domain-containing protein has translation MMHDPTGRLLLTPVDNEAPARVRRLRGLGIGQYPEPAFDAFADRLADMTGAPYAMVNFLDENGQFFAGLHAPGHPERAAGRYMTRDHGYCPHVVVRRRALVLEDVRDFPRFAGNPVVDETGIRSYLGAPLIDRTATVLGTVCVVDVEPRRWGTAGLDTIKRMAGELVEQIHRREEGGI, from the coding sequence GTGATGCATGACCCGACCGGGCGCCTCCTGCTCACGCCGGTGGACAACGAGGCGCCCGCACGGGTGCGGAGGCTGCGCGGGCTCGGGATCGGGCAGTACCCCGAACCGGCCTTCGACGCCTTCGCGGACCGCCTCGCCGACATGACCGGCGCGCCGTACGCCATGGTCAACTTCCTCGACGAGAACGGACAGTTCTTCGCAGGACTGCACGCCCCGGGGCACCCCGAGCGTGCGGCCGGCCGCTACATGACCCGCGACCACGGGTACTGCCCGCACGTGGTCGTGCGCCGCAGAGCCCTCGTCCTGGAGGACGTCCGCGACTTTCCGCGCTTCGCGGGCAACCCCGTGGTCGACGAGACGGGCATCCGCTCCTACCTGGGCGCACCGCTGATCGACCGCACGGCGACGGTCCTCGGCACGGTCTGCGTCGTCGACGTCGAGCCGCGACGCTGGGGCACGGCGGGACTCGACACGATCAAACGCATGGCCGGGGAGCTGGTCGAGCAGATCCATCGGCGGGAGGAGGGCGGAATCTGA
- the tdh gene encoding L-threonine 3-dehydrogenase, producing MKALVKEKAEPGLSLKDVPEPVIGHGDVLIKVLRTGICGTDLHIRAWDGWAQQAISAPLVVGHEFVGEVVETGRDVADIKIGDRVSGEGHLVCGKCRNCLAGRRHLCRATVGLGVGRDGAFAEYVALPASNVWVHRVPVDLDVAAIFDPFGNAVHTALSFPLVGEDVLITGAGPIGLMAAAVARHAGARNVVVTDVSEERLELARKVGVSLALNVAQSTIAEGQRELGLREGFDVGLEMSGNARAMRDMVANMTHGGKIAMLGLPAEEFAVDWSRIVTSMITIKGIYGREMFETWYAMSVLLEGGLDLAPVITGRYGHRDFEAAFDDAASGRGGKVILDWTA from the coding sequence TTGAAGGCGCTGGTCAAGGAGAAGGCGGAGCCGGGTCTCAGCCTCAAGGACGTACCGGAGCCGGTCATCGGCCACGGTGACGTGCTGATCAAGGTGCTCCGCACCGGGATCTGCGGGACGGACCTGCACATCAGGGCGTGGGACGGCTGGGCACAGCAGGCGATATCCGCACCGCTGGTGGTCGGGCACGAGTTCGTCGGCGAGGTCGTGGAGACCGGCCGCGACGTCGCCGACATCAAGATCGGCGACCGGGTCAGCGGCGAGGGCCACCTGGTCTGCGGCAAGTGCCGCAACTGTCTGGCCGGACGGCGGCACCTGTGCCGCGCCACGGTCGGCCTCGGGGTCGGCAGGGACGGCGCCTTCGCCGAGTACGTGGCGCTGCCCGCGTCGAACGTATGGGTACACCGCGTCCCCGTGGACCTCGACGTGGCCGCGATCTTCGACCCCTTCGGCAACGCCGTGCACACGGCCCTGTCCTTCCCGCTGGTCGGCGAGGACGTGCTGATCACCGGGGCCGGACCGATCGGCCTGATGGCGGCGGCCGTCGCGCGGCACGCCGGCGCCCGCAACGTCGTGGTCACCGACGTCAGCGAGGAGCGCCTGGAGCTCGCCCGCAAGGTCGGCGTCAGCCTCGCCCTCAACGTGGCGCAGTCGACGATCGCCGAAGGACAGCGTGAGCTCGGCCTGCGCGAGGGCTTCGACGTCGGCCTGGAGATGTCCGGCAATGCGCGCGCCATGCGCGACATGGTCGCCAACATGACCCACGGCGGCAAGATCGCCATGCTCGGCCTGCCCGCCGAGGAGTTCGCCGTCGACTGGTCGCGGATCGTCACCTCGATGATCACCATCAAGGGCATCTACGGCCGGGAGATGTTCGAGACCTGGTACGCGATGTCGGTGCTGCTCGAAGGCGGCCTCGACCTGGCCCCGGTCATCACCGGACGGTACGGCCACCGCGACTTCGAGGCCGCGTTCGACGACGCGGCGAGCGGCCGCGGCGGCAAGGTAATCCTCGACTGGACGGCCTGA
- a CDS encoding glycine C-acetyltransferase translates to MFDSVREDLQATLDEIRAAGLHKPERVIGTPQSATVAVTSGGRPGEVLNFCANNYLGLADHPDVVAAAHEALDRWGYGMASVRFICGTQEVHKELEARLSAFLGQEDTILYSSCFDANGGVFETLLGAEDAVISDALNHASIIDGIRLSKARRFRYANRDLADLEQQLKEATEGGARRKLVVTDGVFSMDGYVAPLAEICDLADRYDAMVMVDDSHAVGFVGPGGRGTPELHGVMDRVDIITGTLGKALGGASGGYVAARAEIVALLRQRSRPYLFSNTLAPVIAAASLKVLDLLESAGDLREHLAANTALFRSRMTDEGFDVLPGDHAIAPVMIGDAAVAGRMAELLLERGVYVIGFSYPVVPQGKARIRVQLSAAHSTEDVNRAVDAFVAARAELERESGQA, encoded by the coding sequence ATGTTCGACTCCGTACGCGAAGACCTCCAGGCCACCCTCGACGAGATCCGCGCCGCCGGTCTGCACAAGCCCGAGCGCGTCATCGGCACGCCGCAGTCCGCGACGGTCGCCGTGACCTCGGGCGGCCGCCCCGGTGAGGTCCTCAACTTCTGCGCGAACAACTACCTCGGCCTCGCCGACCATCCCGACGTCGTCGCCGCCGCCCACGAGGCGCTCGACCGCTGGGGCTACGGCATGGCCTCCGTCCGCTTCATCTGCGGCACGCAGGAGGTGCACAAGGAGCTGGAGGCGCGCCTGTCCGCGTTCCTCGGCCAAGAGGACACGATCCTCTACTCCTCCTGCTTCGACGCCAACGGAGGCGTCTTCGAGACGCTGCTCGGCGCCGAGGACGCGGTGATCTCCGACGCCCTCAACCACGCGTCGATCATCGACGGCATCCGCCTCTCCAAGGCCCGCCGCTTCCGCTACGCCAACCGTGACCTCGCGGACCTGGAGCAGCAGCTGAAGGAGGCGACGGAGGGCGGCGCCCGCCGCAAGCTGGTCGTCACCGACGGCGTCTTCTCCATGGACGGCTACGTCGCCCCGCTGGCGGAGATCTGCGACCTCGCCGACCGCTACGACGCCATGGTCATGGTCGACGACTCGCACGCCGTCGGCTTCGTCGGCCCCGGCGGTCGCGGCACGCCCGAGCTGCACGGAGTCATGGACCGCGTCGACATCATCACCGGCACCCTGGGCAAGGCCCTCGGCGGTGCCTCCGGCGGCTACGTGGCCGCCCGCGCCGAGATCGTCGCCCTGCTGCGCCAGCGCTCGCGCCCGTACCTCTTCTCCAACACCCTCGCCCCGGTCATCGCCGCGGCCTCCCTGAAGGTCCTCGACCTCCTGGAGTCGGCGGGCGACCTGCGCGAACACCTCGCCGCGAACACGGCCCTGTTCCGCTCCCGGATGACCGACGAGGGCTTCGACGTCCTGCCCGGCGACCACGCCATCGCGCCGGTCATGATCGGCGACGCGGCGGTGGCCGGCCGCATGGCCGAGCTGCTCCTGGAACGCGGCGTCTACGTGATCGGCTTCTCCTACCCGGTGGTACCGCAGGGCAAGGCCCGCATCCGCGTCCAGCTGTCCGCCGCACACTCCACGGAGGACGTGAACCGCGCGGTCGACGCGTTCGTCGCTGCGCGGGCCGAGCTGGAGCGGGAGTCCGGGCAGGCCTGA
- a CDS encoding LysR family transcriptional regulator, which translates to MIEARRLHILRAVADHRTVTAAAAALYLTPSAVSQQLAALEQETGHRLVERSARGVRLTAAGEILLTHTNAVLAQLERAEAELAAYSSGEAGTVTVAAFATGIGLVVAPALARLADSAPGIRVRVQDAEGDASLPMVLDRQVDVAVAVEYRGAPGADDPRLTRVPLYAEPFDAVLPLGHRLADAERVALAELAKDAWIGPFAGNPCHDVVVLACEQAGFQPLLEHWSDDFRAVVALASAGAGVALVPRSALRGMDVSGAVVRPVEGVAPTRRVFAAVRCGAEDHPLIRPVLDALGEAAA; encoded by the coding sequence ATGATCGAAGCGCGGCGGCTGCACATCCTCCGGGCGGTGGCCGACCACCGCACGGTCACGGCCGCTGCCGCCGCGCTCTACCTCACCCCGTCCGCGGTCTCCCAGCAGCTCGCCGCCCTGGAGCAGGAGACCGGGCACCGGCTCGTCGAGCGCTCGGCGCGGGGCGTGCGGCTCACCGCGGCCGGCGAGATCCTGCTGACGCACACCAACGCGGTGCTGGCCCAGCTGGAGCGTGCGGAGGCCGAGCTCGCCGCGTACAGCTCCGGTGAGGCGGGGACCGTGACCGTCGCCGCCTTCGCCACCGGCATCGGCCTGGTAGTCGCCCCCGCCCTGGCCCGCCTCGCGGACTCCGCCCCCGGCATCCGGGTCCGCGTCCAGGACGCGGAGGGCGACGCGAGCCTGCCGATGGTCCTGGACCGGCAGGTCGACGTGGCCGTCGCCGTCGAGTACCGGGGCGCGCCGGGCGCGGACGACCCGCGGCTCACCCGCGTCCCCCTCTACGCCGAGCCCTTCGACGCGGTGCTCCCGCTGGGCCACCGGCTCGCGGACGCGGAACGGGTGGCTCTCGCCGAGCTCGCCAAGGACGCGTGGATCGGCCCCTTCGCCGGCAACCCCTGCCACGACGTGGTCGTCCTTGCCTGCGAACAGGCCGGTTTCCAGCCTCTGTTGGAACATTGGTCGGACGACTTCCGGGCAGTTGTCGCTCTCGCATCGGCAGGCGCGGGAGTCGCCCTCGTACCGCGCTCGGCGCTGCGCGGCATGGATGTGTCGGGGGCGGTGGTGCGCCCGGTCGAAGGCGTGGCCCCCACGCGTCGCGTGTTCGCGGCCGTACGGTGCGGCGCGGAGGACCATCCGCTGATCCGTCCGGTGCTCGACGCGCTGGGGGAGGCGGCCGCCTGA
- a CDS encoding SDR family NAD(P)-dependent oxidoreductase, which translates to MDLQLTGKTALVTGASRGIGLATVTALLAEGVRVVAAARTITPELRATGARGVAVDLTTADGPARLVDRALAELGGLDLLVNNVGGGDADANWTGGFLDVTDQQWSDAFDVNFFASVRTARAALPHLTEARGAIVNVSSTSARTPHAGPIAYSTAKAALTAFGKALAEEVGPRGVRVNTVSPGPVRTAMWESPDGYGAQLAASLGVPHAQLLDGLPGTAGMVTGRLVDPGEVAALVVYLGSPLAASITGADHIIDGNSVKAV; encoded by the coding sequence ATGGATCTGCAACTGACCGGAAAGACCGCGCTGGTGACGGGAGCGAGCCGCGGCATCGGTCTGGCCACCGTGACCGCGCTCCTCGCGGAAGGCGTGCGTGTCGTGGCGGCGGCCCGCACGATCACTCCGGAGCTCCGGGCCACGGGTGCGAGGGGCGTCGCCGTGGACCTGACCACGGCCGACGGGCCCGCCCGCCTCGTGGACCGGGCCCTGGCCGAGCTCGGCGGTCTTGACCTGCTCGTCAACAACGTCGGCGGCGGGGACGCGGACGCCAACTGGACGGGCGGCTTCCTCGACGTCACCGACCAACAGTGGTCGGACGCGTTCGACGTGAACTTCTTCGCCTCGGTCCGCACCGCGCGGGCCGCGCTGCCCCACCTCACCGAGGCCCGTGGCGCCATCGTCAACGTCTCGTCCACCAGCGCCCGTACGCCGCACGCCGGGCCGATCGCGTACAGCACCGCGAAAGCGGCCCTGACCGCGTTCGGCAAGGCTCTGGCCGAGGAGGTGGGGCCGCGGGGCGTGCGCGTCAACACGGTCTCGCCTGGTCCCGTCCGCACGGCCATGTGGGAGAGCCCCGACGGATACGGTGCACAGCTCGCCGCGTCCCTGGGAGTCCCCCACGCGCAGCTCCTGGACGGCCTGCCCGGCACCGCGGGCATGGTCACCGGGAGGCTCGTCGACCCCGGGGAAGTCGCCGCGCTCGTCGTCTACTTGGGTTCACCGCTCGCCGCGAGCATCACTGGAGCGGACCACATCATCGACGGCAACTCCGTCAAGGCGGTGTGA
- a CDS encoding beta/gamma crystallin domain-containing protein, with amino-acid sequence MLSKTKRVARSATVAIAAAAAFTVVMPSGNAFAIDHVECRGGENFLKIWSHSGGRSSVDCYANKGRTGFGNWWVDRISTGNNDLIYYDANGDSVRINRWTDITFPHRPPQVKDIEIL; translated from the coding sequence GTGCTGTCGAAAACCAAGAGGGTCGCCCGCTCCGCGACCGTGGCGATCGCTGCGGCCGCCGCGTTCACCGTGGTGATGCCCAGCGGCAACGCCTTCGCCATCGACCACGTCGAATGCCGTGGCGGCGAGAACTTCTTAAAGATCTGGTCGCACAGCGGCGGCCGCTCGAGCGTGGACTGCTACGCCAACAAGGGCCGTACCGGCTTCGGCAACTGGTGGGTCGACCGCATCTCCACGGGCAACAACGACCTGATCTACTACGACGCCAATGGCGACTCCGTACGCATCAACCGGTGGACCGACATCACCTTCCCGCACCGTCCGCCGCAGGTGAAGGACATCGAAATCCTGTGA
- a CDS encoding ABC transporter permease yields the protein MSQSAVTRTPVRAAGVAERERPSFGRRTAEVAEKSWRPLALLVVCFAAWWVVAATEMVEAYLVPSPGATLDVILDKPDYLWQHSWVTTYETLIGFVIAVAVGVLSAVLMVASTTVEKTLYPILLFAQVVPKIAIAPLFVVWLGFGIAPKILIAVLIAFFPVVISMVTGLKAVDPEMLQLSATMGARPWQTFLKIRFPASLPHLFSGLKVAVTLAVTGAVVGEFVGANEGLGYVILQANGNLDTPMLFAGLLVMSLIGVVLFALVEIAEKLLLPWHASRRDQGATTTY from the coding sequence GTGAGCCAGAGCGCTGTGACCAGAACTCCCGTGCGGGCGGCGGGGGTTGCCGAACGGGAACGCCCGAGCTTCGGGCGCCGTACCGCCGAAGTGGCCGAGAAGAGCTGGCGCCCCCTCGCGCTCCTCGTCGTCTGCTTCGCCGCCTGGTGGGTCGTCGCCGCCACCGAGATGGTCGAGGCCTACCTGGTGCCCTCGCCCGGCGCCACCCTCGACGTCATCCTCGACAAGCCCGACTACCTGTGGCAGCACAGCTGGGTCACCACGTACGAGACCCTGATCGGCTTCGTCATCGCCGTGGCCGTCGGCGTCCTGTCCGCCGTCCTGATGGTCGCCTCGACCACCGTCGAGAAGACCCTCTACCCCATCCTGCTCTTCGCCCAGGTCGTACCGAAGATCGCGATCGCCCCGCTGTTCGTCGTCTGGCTCGGCTTCGGCATCGCCCCGAAGATCCTCATCGCGGTCCTGATCGCCTTCTTCCCCGTCGTCATCTCGATGGTCACCGGACTCAAGGCCGTGGACCCGGAGATGCTGCAGCTCTCCGCCACGATGGGCGCGCGGCCCTGGCAGACCTTCCTCAAGATCCGCTTTCCGGCGTCGCTCCCGCACCTCTTCTCCGGCCTGAAGGTGGCCGTCACGCTCGCCGTCACGGGTGCGGTGGTCGGCGAGTTCGTCGGCGCCAACGAGGGCCTCGGCTATGTGATCCTCCAGGCCAACGGCAACCTCGACACCCCGATGCTCTTCGCGGGCCTGCTGGTCATGTCGCTCATCGGCGTGGTCCTGTTCGCGCTCGTCGAGATCGCGGAGAAGCTGCTGCTCCCGTGGCACGCGAGCCGCAGGGACCAGGGCGCGACCACCACGTACTGA
- a CDS encoding ABC transporter substrate-binding protein, whose protein sequence is MHARRLLTALVPLALVAATATACGDDDRTSTSASGKKLDKATLTLNWYPYGEHAPFYYGKKQKIFEKHGIDLEIRAGQGSQKTVQATGAGQTDFGWADTPAVLAGVDRGVDVKSLGVFLQTTPASVQSFAAEDVASPADLKGKTVAGTAGDALTKTFPIFLQKNGMDVSDVKVQNTDPAGKIAAVISGKTDALLGYASDQGPTMRNKAEKDVSYLRFSEHGLNFYSNGLIAGSKTLQGRGDLAERMTAAVSEAWAAAEKRPGPAVAAMEGASEQLPPKDVLSEQFKTTLTLLHTDATKGKAPGVNTEGDWKRTIAVFSEAGLVKDPKSVTEYWDSANGIKG, encoded by the coding sequence ATGCACGCGCGCAGACTCCTCACCGCCCTCGTCCCCCTGGCGCTCGTCGCGGCGACCGCGACGGCCTGCGGTGACGACGACCGGACGAGCACCAGCGCCTCCGGCAAGAAGCTGGACAAGGCGACCCTGACGCTCAACTGGTACCCGTACGGCGAGCACGCGCCGTTCTACTACGGCAAGAAGCAGAAGATCTTCGAGAAGCACGGCATCGACCTGGAGATCAGGGCGGGGCAGGGCTCCCAGAAGACCGTGCAGGCGACGGGAGCCGGGCAGACCGACTTCGGCTGGGCGGACACGCCGGCCGTTCTCGCCGGTGTCGACCGGGGCGTCGACGTGAAGAGCCTCGGGGTGTTCCTGCAGACCACGCCCGCGTCCGTGCAGTCCTTCGCGGCCGAGGACGTCGCGTCGCCCGCCGATCTCAAGGGCAAGACGGTCGCGGGCACGGCGGGCGACGCACTCACCAAGACGTTCCCGATCTTCCTCCAGAAGAACGGCATGGACGTCTCCGACGTCAAGGTCCAGAACACCGACCCCGCGGGCAAGATCGCCGCCGTGATCTCCGGCAAGACCGACGCCCTGCTCGGCTACGCGAGCGACCAGGGCCCCACCATGCGGAACAAGGCCGAGAAGGACGTCTCGTACCTCCGCTTCTCCGAACACGGCCTCAACTTCTACTCCAACGGCCTCATCGCGGGCAGCAAGACCCTCCAGGGCAGGGGCGATCTCGCCGAGCGGATGACCGCGGCGGTCAGCGAGGCGTGGGCGGCGGCCGAGAAGCGGCCGGGCCCCGCGGTCGCGGCGATGGAGGGCGCCTCCGAACAACTCCCGCCCAAGGACGTCCTGTCGGAACAGTTCAAGACGACGCTGACGCTGCTGCACACCGACGCCACGAAGGGCAAGGCGCCGGGGGTCAACACCGAGGGGGACTGGAAGCGGACCATTGCGGTCTTCTCGGAGGCGGGCCTGGTCAAGGACCCCAAGTCCGTGACGGAGTACTGGGATTCGGCCAACGGGATCAAGGGGTGA